In the genome of Candidatus Methylomirabilota bacterium, one region contains:
- a CDS encoding biotin-dependent carboxyltransferase family protein, whose translation MNLLVQDAGPLTTVQDLGRMGQLRVGLPRSGPMDREAFVLANRLVGNGDNSAGLECTLMGPRLEFAAARWVAVTGAEVFVALDGEEMPRWESFRVPAGGVLRIGAARTGVRAYLAIAGGITTPLVLGSRATYVRGGLGGLQGRPLRKNDTLPLGPAPAGGTARRVRAEMVPTHGDEPRIDTILGPQDDRFTAAGIAALFGGPYEMLPQSDRMGARFKGARIEHTRGHDIISDGIALGAIQVIGDGQPIVLLVDRQTAGGYTKIGAVCSYEIGRVGQLKPGQRLRFRQVTVAAAHAELAARRAVLETAIA comes from the coding sequence ATGAATCTCCTCGTCCAGGACGCGGGCCCGCTCACCACCGTGCAGGATCTCGGCCGCATGGGCCAGCTCCGGGTGGGCCTGCCGCGCTCGGGCCCGATGGATCGTGAGGCCTTCGTGCTCGCGAATCGACTGGTTGGAAACGGCGACAATTCGGCCGGGCTCGAGTGCACGCTGATGGGGCCGCGCCTCGAGTTCGCGGCCGCGCGCTGGGTGGCGGTGACGGGGGCGGAGGTGTTCGTTGCGCTCGACGGCGAGGAGATGCCGCGCTGGGAGAGCTTCCGGGTGCCGGCGGGTGGGGTGTTGCGCATCGGCGCCGCACGAACGGGCGTCCGCGCCTATCTGGCCATTGCGGGGGGCATCACCACGCCGCTGGTGCTGGGCTCGCGCGCCACCTATGTCCGCGGCGGCCTGGGCGGGCTCCAGGGCCGTCCCCTCCGTAAGAATGACACGCTGCCGCTCGGCCCCGCGCCGGCGGGGGGGACGGCGCGCCGTGTGCGCGCGGAGATGGTGCCCACCCATGGCGACGAGCCACGCATTGACACCATTCTCGGCCCCCAGGACGATCGCTTCACCGCCGCCGGGATCGCGGCGCTCTTCGGCGGTCCCTATGAGATGCTGCCTCAATCGGACCGGATGGGCGCACGCTTCAAGGGCGCGCGCATCGAGCACACGCGGGGGCACGACATCATCTCCGACGGCATCGCGCTAGGAGCGATCCAGGTGATCGGAGACGGGCAGCCGATCGTGCTCCTCGTCGATCGACAAACCGCCGGCGGCTACACGAAGATCGGCGCGGTATGCTCGTACGAGATCGGGCGCGTCGGGCAGCTCAAGCCCGGCCAGCGGCTCCGGTTCCGGCAGGTCACGGTGGCGGCGGCGCATGCCGAGCTCGCCGCCCGGCGCGCCGTCCTCGAGACGGCCATCGCGTAA
- the gcvH gene encoding glycine cleavage system protein GcvH, translating to MSNVPGDLKYTKEHEWAKIEGDRARIGITAFAQEQLGDVVFVELPKVGAKVSGMKTFGVVESVKAVSDLYAPLSGEVVEVNGQLPKKPETVNSDPYGAGWMIVIKMSTPAEANALLTAAQYELLIAGAGH from the coding sequence ATGTCCAACGTTCCCGGGGACCTCAAGTACACCAAGGAGCACGAGTGGGCCAAGATCGAGGGTGATCGCGCCCGCATCGGCATCACCGCGTTCGCCCAGGAGCAGCTCGGTGACGTGGTGTTCGTCGAGCTTCCCAAGGTCGGCGCCAAGGTGTCCGGCATGAAGACCTTCGGCGTCGTGGAATCCGTGAAAGCCGTCTCCGATCTCTACGCACCCTTGAGCGGCGAGGTGGTCGAGGTCAACGGTCAGCTGCCCAAGAAGCCGGAGACGGTGAACAGCGATCCCTACGGAGCGGGCTGGATGATCGTGATCAAGATGTCGACGCCCGCGGAGGCGAACGCCCTCCTCACCGCCGCGCAGTACGAGCTGCTCATCGCCGGCGCCGGGCACTGA
- a CDS encoding putative hydro-lyase, whose translation MPIDARHPKEIRADIRRGVLSGVTAGLAPGFVQANLAILPRDAAYDFLLFCQRNPRPCPLIEVTDVGSPEPKGVAPEADLRTDLPRYRIYKDGVMADEVTDITPFWRDDLVAFLLGCSFTFEWALLDAGIPLRHIDQGKNVAMWKTSVACRPAGRFHGPMVVSMRPIPQSMVSKAVTASARYPNAHGAPVQIGDPGAIGIKDVTKPDWGDFVGIQPGEVPVFWACGVTPQAVALASRPEFMITHSPGHMFITDLPNHALAAL comes from the coding sequence ATGCCGATCGACGCGCGTCATCCGAAGGAGATCCGGGCGGACATCCGCCGCGGCGTCCTCAGCGGGGTCACCGCCGGGCTCGCACCCGGCTTCGTGCAGGCCAACCTCGCCATCCTGCCCCGCGACGCCGCCTACGACTTCCTCCTGTTCTGCCAGCGCAACCCGCGGCCATGTCCGCTCATCGAGGTCACCGACGTCGGCTCGCCCGAGCCCAAGGGCGTGGCGCCGGAGGCGGACCTTCGCACCGATCTCCCACGCTACCGCATCTACAAGGACGGCGTGATGGCCGACGAGGTGACGGACATCACGCCGTTTTGGCGGGACGACCTCGTCGCGTTCCTGCTCGGCTGCTCCTTCACGTTCGAGTGGGCGCTGCTGGACGCGGGCATCCCGCTCCGGCACATCGACCAGGGCAAGAACGTGGCGATGTGGAAGACGTCGGTGGCGTGCCGGCCGGCCGGGCGCTTCCACGGCCCCATGGTGGTGTCGATGCGCCCGATCCCGCAGTCGATGGTGTCGAAGGCGGTGACGGCGTCCGCGCGCTATCCCAATGCCCACGGCGCGCCGGTCCAGATTGGAGATCCCGGGGCCATCGGAATCAAGGACGTGACCAAGCCCGACTGGGGTGACTTCGTGGGGATTCAGCCGGGCGAGGTGCCCGTGTTCTGGGCCTGCGGCGTCACGCCGCAGGCGGTGGCGCTGGCTTCGCGGCCCGAGTTCATGATCACGCACAGCCCGGGCCACATGTTCATCACCGATCTGCCGAACCATGCCCTCGCGGCCCTCTAG
- a CDS encoding aspartate aminotransferase family protein, producing the protein MTLEHAVRDYQAKTPRSRQLFEDALRVMPGGNSRTTTFFDPYPFYITRGSGARIWDADGNERLDFNGNYTSLILGHANPAVVKAIQDAAVNGMSFPGPSEHEIRLADILTKRIPTMEVVRFANSGTEATMHAIRVARAFTGRSKIAKFEGAYHGTHDWVLVSVATPEGEGGSRKRPKAVAWSAGVPGAVLKHVVVLPWNDLEACVRILEKEARDLAALIIDPLLANAGMIPVREGFLEGLREATARLGILLVFDEVISFRVAPGGAQARFGIRPDLTTLGKIIGGGLAVGAFGGRAEVMNFYDPRGGKGRINHGGTFNANPLTMAGGVATMEQLTPEAYARLDNLGDRLREGVGRVLRKQKYPGQITGTGSLFWLHHTKKRLTDYRSQRPEDPKAPVATFMALINEGFLISQRGLGACSVAMTDADVDRFVEAVGRVLAARAS; encoded by the coding sequence ATGACACTGGAGCACGCCGTTCGTGACTATCAGGCCAAGACCCCCCGCTCGCGCCAGCTCTTCGAGGACGCGCTGCGCGTGATGCCGGGCGGCAACAGCCGCACCACGACCTTTTTCGATCCATACCCGTTCTACATCACGCGGGGATCGGGCGCGCGCATCTGGGACGCCGACGGCAACGAGCGCCTCGACTTCAACGGCAACTACACGAGCCTCATCCTGGGCCACGCCAATCCCGCGGTGGTCAAGGCCATCCAGGACGCCGCGGTCAACGGGATGTCCTTTCCCGGGCCCAGCGAGCACGAGATACGGCTCGCGGACATCCTCACCAAGCGAATTCCCACCATGGAGGTCGTGCGCTTCGCGAACTCGGGCACCGAGGCCACCATGCACGCGATCCGCGTCGCGCGGGCGTTCACCGGACGGTCCAAGATCGCGAAGTTCGAGGGCGCCTACCACGGCACCCACGACTGGGTGCTGGTGAGCGTGGCCACGCCGGAGGGCGAGGGCGGCTCCCGCAAGCGGCCCAAGGCGGTCGCGTGGTCGGCGGGCGTCCCCGGCGCGGTGCTCAAGCACGTGGTGGTGCTGCCGTGGAACGATCTCGAGGCGTGCGTGAGGATTCTCGAGAAGGAGGCGCGCGACCTCGCGGCCCTGATCATCGATCCCCTGCTTGCCAACGCCGGCATGATCCCCGTGCGCGAGGGCTTCCTCGAGGGGCTGCGTGAGGCGACGGCGCGCCTGGGCATCCTCCTCGTCTTCGATGAGGTGATCTCGTTCCGCGTCGCCCCCGGCGGCGCGCAGGCGCGCTTCGGCATTCGCCCCGACCTCACCACGCTGGGCAAGATCATCGGCGGCGGCCTCGCCGTCGGCGCGTTCGGCGGCCGGGCCGAGGTGATGAACTTCTACGACCCGCGCGGCGGGAAGGGTCGCATCAACCACGGCGGCACCTTCAACGCGAACCCGCTCACCATGGCGGGCGGCGTGGCCACCATGGAGCAGCTCACGCCCGAGGCCTATGCGCGTCTTGACAACCTTGGCGACCGGCTCCGCGAGGGTGTGGGCCGCGTGCTGCGCAAGCAGAAGTATCCCGGCCAGATCACGGGGACGGGCTCGCTCTTCTGGCTGCACCACACGAAGAAGCGCCTCACCGACTATCGCTCGCAGCGGCCGGAGGATCCCAAGGCCCCGGTGGCGACGTTCATGGCGCTGATCAACGAGGGGTTCCTCATCTCGCAGCGCGGTCTCGGGGCCTGCTCGGTGGCGATGACGGACGCCGACGTGGACCGCTTCGTCGAGGCGGTGGGGCGCGTGCTCGCGGCGCGCGCGTCGTGA
- a CDS encoding arsinothricin resistance N-acetyltransferase ArsN1 family A, which translates to MSEFAIRAATASDAAAICLIYNQGIEDRIATLETELRTPAERGQWLAARGPRHPVFVAEAPPGAEGPAVVVGWGSLNVYNPREAYRYVADFSVYVERGWRGRGVGRQLLAHLIEQARALDYHKMILSTFPFNESGVALYERMGFTKVGVFREMGRLDGRWVDTLIMEKLL; encoded by the coding sequence ATGAGCGAATTCGCGATCCGCGCCGCGACCGCGAGCGACGCGGCCGCCATCTGCCTCATCTACAACCAGGGCATCGAGGACCGGATCGCGACGCTCGAGACCGAGTTGCGGACGCCTGCGGAGCGGGGCCAGTGGCTGGCCGCGCGGGGACCGCGCCATCCGGTGTTCGTCGCGGAGGCGCCTCCCGGCGCCGAGGGGCCGGCGGTCGTCGTCGGTTGGGGCAGCCTGAACGTCTACAACCCCCGCGAGGCGTACCGCTACGTCGCCGACTTCTCCGTCTACGTCGAGCGGGGCTGGCGCGGGCGCGGGGTGGGTCGGCAGCTGCTCGCCCACCTCATCGAGCAGGCGCGGGCGCTCGACTATCACAAGATGATACTGTCGACCTTCCCCTTCAACGAGTCCGGCGTGGCGCTCTATGAGCGCATGGGCTTCACGAAGGTCGGCGTCTTCCGCGAGATGGGCCGGCTCGACGGCCGCTGGGTGGACACGCTGATCATGGAGAAGCTGCTGTAA
- the gcvT gene encoding glycine cleavage system aminomethyltransferase GcvT, which translates to MTAHESGPLKRTPLYDVHVKAGAKMVPFGGWNMPVQYAGIVEEHRTVRTAVGLFDISHMGEFEVEGPSALTAVQRLCTNDAGPLTRGQVQYSVLCYPEGGVVDDLTLYRFDDARFMLTVNASNIDKDWDWVTAQGGGGTWRNMSADTALLAVQGPRAEALVQRLADVDAVGLRYYHFAKGKVAGVPAIVSRTGYTGEDGFELYIPAGEAERLWYALMEAGRADGIQPIGLGARDTLRLEMKFALYGNDIDQTTNPLEAGLGWVVKPAKGDFIGRSAIEAMRAKGVPRKLVGFEMVERQVPRHGYRLLVGGEPVGMVTSGSFSPSLERGIGMGYVRADLSAVGTELDVEIRGAAQRARVVRTPFYPSKAKKS; encoded by the coding sequence ATGACCGCCCACGAATCCGGTCCGCTCAAGCGCACGCCGCTCTACGACGTCCACGTCAAGGCCGGCGCGAAGATGGTCCCCTTCGGCGGGTGGAACATGCCGGTGCAGTACGCGGGCATCGTCGAGGAGCATCGCACCGTCCGCACCGCCGTCGGCCTCTTCGACATCAGCCACATGGGCGAGTTCGAGGTCGAGGGACCGAGCGCGCTCACCGCCGTGCAGCGCCTGTGCACCAATGACGCGGGCCCGCTCACGCGCGGGCAGGTGCAATACTCCGTGCTCTGCTATCCCGAGGGCGGAGTCGTGGACGACCTCACGCTCTACCGGTTCGACGACGCGCGCTTCATGCTCACCGTCAACGCGTCGAACATCGACAAGGACTGGGACTGGGTCACCGCGCAAGGCGGGGGCGGGACGTGGCGGAACATGAGCGCGGACACCGCACTGCTCGCGGTGCAGGGCCCTCGGGCGGAGGCGCTGGTGCAGCGGCTCGCCGATGTCGACGCGGTGGGCCTGCGCTACTACCACTTCGCGAAGGGGAAGGTGGCTGGCGTGCCCGCCATCGTCTCGCGCACCGGTTATACCGGCGAGGACGGCTTCGAGCTCTACATCCCGGCGGGCGAGGCGGAGCGGCTCTGGTACGCGCTGATGGAAGCCGGCCGGGCCGACGGGATCCAGCCCATCGGCCTCGGCGCGCGCGACACCCTGCGCCTGGAGATGAAGTTCGCGCTCTACGGCAACGACATCGACCAGACGACGAACCCGCTGGAGGCGGGATTGGGCTGGGTGGTGAAGCCCGCCAAGGGCGACTTCATCGGCCGGAGCGCCATTGAGGCGATGCGCGCGAAGGGGGTGCCGCGCAAGCTGGTGGGCTTCGAGATGGTCGAGCGCCAGGTGCCGCGACACGGCTATCGCCTCCTCGTCGGCGGTGAGCCGGTGGGCATGGTGACGTCGGGATCCTTCTCGCCGAGTCTCGAGCGCGGCATCGGCATGGGCTACGTGCGCGCGGATCTCTCTGCCGTCGGGACGGAGCTGGACGTGGAGATTCGCGGCGCCGCACAGCGTGCCCGCGTCGTGCGCACCCCGTTCTATCCCTCCAAAGCCAAGAAGTCGTAG
- a CDS encoding aldo/keto reductase, with protein sequence MDKRRLGSTGMEVSSICFGGNVLGWTCDEPTSFAVLDAFAAAGGDFVDTADVYSRWAPGHTGGESETVLGRWMKARGNRTRVIVATKLGNPMGDGPGDKGLAPARFAKAVEDSLRRLGTDYIDLYQAHIDDADTPLDETLRAFDGLVKSGKVRAIGASNYGAKRFAEALEVSAKRGLAAYATLQPCYNLVDRADYEAELEPLCRQRGIAVIPYFSLAAGFLTGKYHRGQALPSTPRAAGISKRYMNDRGWAVLDAVEGEAKRLGVTPGQVAVAWLLARPSITAPIASATSVAQMKELADATRIRLDDEAIGGLERAGA encoded by the coding sequence ATGGACAAGCGACGGCTCGGCTCGACCGGCATGGAAGTGTCCTCGATCTGCTTCGGCGGCAACGTCCTCGGCTGGACCTGCGACGAGCCCACCTCGTTCGCGGTGCTCGACGCGTTCGCGGCGGCGGGCGGTGACTTCGTCGACACCGCGGACGTGTACTCTCGCTGGGCGCCGGGCCACACGGGCGGGGAGTCCGAGACCGTCCTGGGGCGCTGGATGAAGGCGCGCGGGAACCGGACGCGCGTCATCGTCGCCACCAAGCTCGGCAACCCCATGGGCGACGGCCCCGGCGACAAGGGCCTCGCGCCTGCGCGGTTCGCCAAGGCGGTCGAGGACTCCCTCCGGCGGCTCGGGACCGACTACATCGACCTCTACCAGGCCCACATCGACGACGCGGACACGCCGCTGGACGAGACGCTCCGTGCGTTCGACGGGCTCGTGAAGTCGGGGAAGGTCCGCGCCATCGGCGCGTCCAACTACGGCGCCAAGCGCTTCGCCGAGGCCCTCGAGGTGAGCGCCAAGCGCGGTCTGGCCGCGTACGCGACGCTTCAGCCCTGCTACAACCTGGTCGACCGCGCCGACTACGAGGCGGAGCTGGAGCCTCTCTGCCGGCAGCGCGGTATCGCCGTCATTCCCTACTTCTCGCTGGCCGCGGGCTTCCTCACCGGCAAGTATCACCGCGGGCAGGCGCTGCCGAGCACCCCGCGGGCCGCGGGCATCAGCAAGCGCTACATGAACGACCGGGGTTGGGCGGTGCTGGACGCGGTGGAGGGCGAGGCGAAGCGGCTCGGCGTCACGCCGGGACAGGTCGCGGTGGCGTGGCTCCTCGCGCGCCCCAGCATCACTGCCCCCATCGCCAGCGCCACGTCGGTGGCGCAGATGAAGGAGCTGGCCGATGCCACGCGCATCCGGCTCGACGACGAGGCGATCGGCGGGCTGGAGCGCGCGGGCGCCTGA
- a CDS encoding hydroxyacid dehydrogenase, producing the protein MKPLIVVGGGLHPEGLRLMEKEARVAVVSDSLSEAGMIAEAKEAAGILFRSKPLCSRALMSALPKLKVIGRHGVGLDIVDLPAATELGIPVVHAPGSNSNSVAEHAILLMLACAKQAVVVDQRTRKAEWGKSRWESLLEMNGKTLGIIGVGNIGRRVAKTAGALGMRVIGYDKYVAADELRNRGVEPMPDMASVLRQADVVTCHTPHTKDTHHMIDAAAVAQMKDGVIFINTSRGKTQDESALLAGLESGKIRAAGLDVFEEEPVSSDNRLLQLENVIVSPHIAGVTRETMKGMAVQVTEEMLRVLRGERPRVLGNPDLWPRLGHLK; encoded by the coding sequence ATGAAGCCGCTCATCGTCGTCGGTGGAGGCCTGCACCCCGAGGGACTGCGCCTCATGGAGAAGGAGGCGCGCGTCGCCGTCGTCTCCGATTCGCTCAGCGAGGCGGGCATGATCGCGGAGGCCAAGGAGGCGGCGGGCATCCTGTTCCGCTCGAAGCCCCTCTGCTCGCGCGCGCTGATGTCCGCGTTGCCGAAGCTCAAGGTGATCGGCCGGCACGGCGTCGGCCTCGACATCGTGGACTTGCCCGCCGCCACCGAGCTCGGCATCCCGGTCGTGCATGCGCCGGGCTCGAACTCCAACTCCGTCGCCGAGCACGCGATCCTGCTCATGCTCGCCTGCGCGAAGCAGGCGGTGGTCGTGGACCAGCGCACGCGGAAGGCGGAGTGGGGCAAGAGCCGGTGGGAGTCGCTGCTCGAGATGAACGGCAAGACCCTCGGCATCATCGGGGTGGGGAACATCGGCCGCCGGGTGGCGAAGACCGCCGGGGCGCTCGGCATGCGGGTGATCGGCTACGACAAGTACGTCGCCGCCGACGAGCTGCGCAACCGCGGGGTGGAGCCCATGCCGGACATGGCGTCGGTGCTCCGGCAGGCCGACGTGGTGACCTGCCATACGCCGCACACCAAGGACACGCACCACATGATCGACGCCGCCGCGGTGGCCCAGATGAAGGACGGCGTCATCTTCATCAATACGTCTCGCGGCAAGACCCAGGACGAGTCGGCGCTCCTCGCCGGGCTCGAGAGCGGCAAGATCCGCGCGGCCGGGCTCGACGTGTTCGAGGAGGAGCCGGTGTCCTCCGACAACCGGCTGCTCCAGCTCGAGAACGTGATCGTGTCGCCGCACATCGCCGGGGTGACCCGCGAGACCATGAAGGGCATGGCCGTGCAGGTGACGGAGGAGATGCTGCGGGTGCTGCGGGGCGAGCGGCCCCGCGTGCTCGGCAACCCCGATCTCTGGCCCCGGCTCGGCCACCTGAAGTAG
- the pxpB gene encoding 5-oxoprolinase subunit PxpB produces MIYPTPRFLPCGDLALSVELADEISREANARVLALEYLIRERRVAGITETLPTYRSLLVYYEPAQVNFDALTATLRALTPEARPEVLPPARHVELPCCYGGELGFELEAAATKLGLAPEELARLHAGADYHVYFVGFTPGLPYMTGMPERLNIPRLVNPRTKTPAGSVSIGGIQCCIYSVESPGGFWVLGRTPARLYDPAAAEPSLLRAGDTVRFRPIERAEFDSIAVEVAGGRWRPRITA; encoded by the coding sequence GTGATCTATCCCACGCCGCGCTTTCTGCCGTGCGGCGACCTCGCCCTCTCGGTGGAGCTGGCCGACGAGATCAGCCGCGAGGCCAACGCGCGTGTTCTCGCCCTCGAGTACCTGATCCGGGAGCGGCGCGTGGCCGGCATCACGGAGACGCTGCCGACGTACCGGTCGCTCCTCGTCTACTACGAGCCGGCGCAAGTCAATTTCGACGCGCTCACCGCGACGCTCCGCGCCCTCACCCCGGAGGCGCGCCCCGAGGTGTTGCCGCCCGCCCGCCACGTGGAGCTCCCGTGCTGCTACGGCGGTGAGCTGGGCTTCGAGCTGGAGGCCGCGGCCACCAAGCTGGGCCTGGCCCCCGAGGAGCTGGCGCGCCTGCACGCCGGCGCCGACTACCACGTCTACTTCGTGGGCTTCACGCCGGGCCTGCCGTACATGACGGGCATGCCCGAGCGGCTCAACATCCCGCGGCTGGTCAATCCGCGTACTAAGACTCCCGCGGGCAGCGTGTCCATCGGCGGCATCCAGTGCTGCATCTATTCCGTCGAGAGCCCGGGCGGCTTCTGGGTGCTGGGCCGGACGCCGGCGCGGCTCTACGATCCCGCCGCGGCCGAGCCCAGCCTGCTCCGCGCGGGCGACACCGTGCGCTTCCGCCCCATCGAGCGCGCCGAATTCGATTCCATCGCGGTCGAGGTGGCGGGGGGCCGCTGGCGCCCGCGTATCACGGCATGA